In the genome of Salinigranum halophilum, the window GGGTCGCGAGGTGGTACACCCCGAGCGAGTGCTCGAATCGGGTGTGGTTCGCGGAGGGGTAGACGTACTTGACGGTGCCCAACTGGGTGACGCGACGGAGTCGCTGGACGGCCGGCGTGTCGATGAGCGCCTCGGCAACGCCCCCGACCTCGATGTGGTCGTGGACGCTGTCCTTGATGGCCAGCATACGGGGAGATGTGCCGGCATCGGACAAAAACCGTCGGGTGGCCCCGTCGATGCCGTCGCGTCGTCGGTCTGGGTGGCGGGACGACTCAGTCGTCCGTGGTCGCGGCCTCGGTGACGTCGCTCTCCCCTTCGAAGTCGTCGTCGAGGTCGACCTCGTCCCTCGTGAGGTCGGCGTCGCGCCACGTCCCCTGTTTGTACCAGACGAACGCGATGGTCGCGCCGACGGCGTTCGAGACGACGAACGACCACCAGATACCCGAGGGGCCGAACTCCTGGGCGCCGAACCACGCGACGGGGAGTCGGACGACACCGAGCGCGGAGATGGCGATGACGGCCGAGATGAACGTCTTGCCGGCCCCGCGGAAGCTCCCGCTGTACGCCCGCAAGACGCCGAGCAGGCCGAACGTCGGGGCGACGATTCGGAGGAAGTTCGCGCCCTCGTCGACGACCGCGGGGTCGGTCGTGAATATCGCGACGATCGGTTCGGTAAAGACGAAGACGACGACGCCCATCGCCGAGAGGACGAGGAACATCGTCTTCGCGGCGAAGTCCGCCGTCGCCTCGGCGCGGTCGGGCTTTCCGGCACCGATGTTCTGCCCCGACATCGTCTCGACGGCCTGGGCGACGGCGATGGCGGGGAGGAAGATGACCGAGAACACCCGGGTGCCGATGCCGAAGGCGGCGACGACGGTGGTCGAGAAGAGGCCGACGACCACGAGGAGGAGGTTGACAGAGAGCGCCCTCCCGGTGACCTCGACGGAGGCCGGGCCACCGAGCGTGAGGATGCGGCGGAAGTAAGAGAGGTCGGGCACCATCTGCCGCGGGCGGATGCGCACACCACGGTCGCCCTTGAGCATGATTCCGAGGCCGACGACGAGCGCCAGCGACCGCGAGAACACCGTCGCGTAAGCCGCGCCCGCGATGCCGAGTTCGGGGAACACCCACCAGCCGAAGATGAGGAACGGGTCGATGATGACGTTGACCGCCACCGACCCGAACATGACGAGCATCGGCGTGATGGTGTCGCCGTAGCCGCGCATCAGCGAGATGAACACCAAGAAGCCGAAGAGGAAGACGATGCCCAGCGAGATGACCTGCATGTACGCCGTCGCACCCGGGAGCACTGCCGGCGACGCGCCCAGGAGCCGGAGGATGTCTTCGACGAGGAAGTAGCCGACACCGCCGAGGACGACGCTCGCGATGATGGCGAACGTCATCGTCTGGGAGGCGGCGTACTCGGCTTCGCCCTCCTCGCCAGCGCCGACGTACTGCGCGACGAGGACGCTGCCCGCGATGGAGATGCCGATACCGAACGAGATGAGCAAGAAGACGAGGGGGAAGCCGAACGAGATGGCCGCGAGCGCCTCCGTCGAGTACTGGCCGAGCCAGAACGTGTCGGCGAGGTTGTACGCCGTCTGGAGCAGGTTCGTGATGACGATGGGGAGCGCGAGGTAGAACAGCGGCTTGCCGATGCCGCCGCTGGTGAGGTCGAACTCCTCTTTGCTCTTGAACAGCCCCGACAGGCGGTCGAGGACGCTCATCGGGACGCCTCCGGTCGGGACGTGGGGTCGGCGGGACGGAGGTGGTCGTCGACGTAGGCGTCGAGGTGCTCGCGCGTCTCCGCGAGCGAGTGGCCGACCGCGACGTTGCGCGTGTGGGCACCGACCACGACGTCGGCGAGGAACGTCGCCGTCGCCTCGGGGTCGACCGCCCGGAAGGACCCCTCGTCGATGCCCGCTCGGACGACGGTCTCGATGCGCGAACGGAGCACGTCGTCGACCGCCACGAGTCGCTCGCGGTACGCCTCCTCGTAGGGTGCCTGTGCCTTCACCTCGAGCATGGCCGTGTGGAAGGCGGGGTAGTCGTCCTCGTCGGCGGTGAGACACTCGTCGAACAGCGCCCGCAGCCGAGCGGTGGCGTCCTCTCCAGGGAGGTCCTCGAGCCGCCCCTCGTACCACGACGCGAGCGAGTCGAGAAAGGTCGTCAGGAGGTCGCGCTTGGTGTCGTAGTGGTAGTGGAGGGCGGCTTTGCTCAGGTCCGTCTCGTCGGCGATGTCTTGCATCGTCAGGTTCGCGTACCCGTGCGCACAGAGCGCGCGGCAGGTCGCACGGACGACGGTCTCGCGGGGCTCGTCGGACATTCAGTGTTCGAACTGACTAACTGGTCAGTCAAGTATCCACGGATTCGCGCGTGACGGTGTCAGCGCGTGTCCCGTGTGCCGACCCGACACGCCCGACAGAGCGATGGAGGAAGCTTCAAACCGCCCCTCCACAAAGCAGGGCTCTATGCTGACGTTCCTCGCCGGTGGGACGGGGACGCCCAAACTGCTCGACGGCCTCGGTGCCGCCGTCGCGCCGAGCGACGTGACCGTCGTCGGGAACACGGGTGACGACGTCGAACTCGGCGGCCATCTCGTCTGTCCGGACCTCGACACGGTGCTGTTTCACGGCGGCGACGTCCTCGACCGCGACCGGTGGTGGGGAATCGCGGGAGACACCACCGCGACGCACGACGAACTGCACCGACTCGCGGACGCCGCGGGGGTCGAGGGCGGCCCCCGGTATCTCCCGGACGACGCACAGACGCGGGGACGACCCATCGCCCGCTGGCGGCGCTTCTCGGGGGTGGCGGAGTTCATGGAGATCGGCGACCGCGACAGGGCCGTCCACCTCACCCGGACGGGGCTCCTCGACGAGGGACGGTCGCTGACCGCGGTGACACGAACCCTCGCCGAGGCGTTCGGACTCGACGTCGACCTCGTCCCGATGAGCGACGACCCCGTCGCCACCATCGTCCACACGGTCGAGGGAGCGATGCACTTCCAGGAGTACTGGGTCCACCGACGCGCCGACCCCGCGGTCGAGGACGTGGAGTTCCGCGGGGCCGACGACGCCGAACCGACCGCGGCGGTGCTCGACGCCCTCAGCGACCCGGTCGTCGTCGGGCCCTCGAACCCCGTGACGAGCATCGGCCCCATCCTCGCACTGCCCGGCGTGCGGGAGGCGCTGGCCGAGACGCCGGTCGTCGTCGTCTCGCCGTTCGTCGGCCGCGAGGTGTTCTCCGGGCCGGCGGCGAAACTCATGGCGGGAGTCGGCCGCGACCCCTCGACACGCGGCGTCGTCGAGGCGTACCCCTTCGCGGACGCGTTCGTCCTCGACCGGGAAGACGAGACGGAACTCGACCGCCCGGTCGTGCGAACGGACAGCCGCATCGACGACGCTGCCGACGCCCGGCGCGTCCTCGATGCGGTCTGGGAGGCACTCGAGAGCGCCGATGCTGACGCCGAGGTGCCCCGATGACGGGCGAGCCCCCGCGACTCGTCCTCGCGAGCCTCTCGGGGGAGGCGGACGCCCGCTGGGCGAGAGACGGGAGCCTGTGGGCGGACCTCGCGATGCTCGGCGGCATCGCGCTCGACGCGGAGTCACGGGAGGCCGCACGACAGTTGGTGGCGCGGGACCGCTCGGAATTCCTCCCGCCGGACCCGCTCGTCTTCGTCGACGTCCAACTCGCCGCCCTCGCGGACACGCCGATTCGGGCCGGGATGAACGTCCGAAGCGCCACCGTCGAGCCCGTCCGAGCGGCCGCACGCGTCTGTGCGGCCCACGACGCGGTCGTCGAGGTCAACGCCCACTGCCGCCAGGCGGAGCTCTGCGAGGTCGGCTGTGGGGAGACGCTCCTGCGGGACACCGACCGCCTCTGTGCGTTCGTCTCGGCGGCCGCAGCGGAGGGGGCGGCGGTGAGCGTGAAGGTCCGCACGGCGGTCGACGGCGTCGACCTCGCCGAGACGGCCCGCCGCGTCGACGCGGCCGGTGCGGTCCTCTTCCACGTCGACGCGATGGACTCCGAGGGCGTGATTCGAGACGTGGCCGACGCGGCACCCGACCTCTTCCTTGTCGCCAACAACGGCGTCCGCGACCGTGACACGGTGACGGAGTACCTCGCGTACGGTGCCGACGCCGTAAGCGTCGGCCGCCCGAGCACCGACCCGCGCGTCCTCCAGCGCGTGCGTCGGGCTGTCGACGACTGGTTCGCGACCCGGGAGGGACAGTCCGCCGAACCGACCGACGTCGACCTCCCGACCGCACCGGACGCCGACGCCGGGTGAACGTCACCCGTCGACCGTCCAGTCGTCGACGATGACGCCGTCGACGGCCGCCCGGCGGAGCCGCGGAACGACCGCGGGCGGCGGCGTCCACACGTTCACTGCCAGCCCGGCGTCGTGCGCATCAGCGACCCGCTCGGGCGTGTCGACGACGAGGTCGTACTGCGGGTGGACGGCGACGCAGTCGAGGTCGCGGGCGGTGGCGACGCCGGCGGTCCAGTCGTCCGCGCCGTCGCCGTCGCCGTCACCGGCGAAGAGGAAGGCGCGCGGCAGGTGCGTCTCCGCGAGCGCCGTGGCGTCGAACGACGACACCCAGACCTCGGGGTGGTCGGCGACGGCGGTCTCGACGTCCGCGGCGAGCCCTCGCTCTTTGAGTTCCACGTTCAGTCCCACGTCCGCGGGGAGGGCGTCGACCACGTCGGTGAGTCGGGGAATCGACTGGTCGGAGTCGAGGACGGCGTACGACCGAAGCGTCTCGTAGTCGACCGCCGAAACCGGGCGGTCGAGGCC includes:
- a CDS encoding MATE family efflux transporter encodes the protein MSVLDRLSGLFKSKEEFDLTSGGIGKPLFYLALPIVITNLLQTAYNLADTFWLGQYSTEALAAISFGFPLVFLLISFGIGISIAGSVLVAQYVGAGEEGEAEYAASQTMTFAIIASVVLGGVGYFLVEDILRLLGASPAVLPGATAYMQVISLGIVFLFGFLVFISLMRGYGDTITPMLVMFGSVAVNVIIDPFLIFGWWVFPELGIAGAAYATVFSRSLALVVGLGIMLKGDRGVRIRPRQMVPDLSYFRRILTLGGPASVEVTGRALSVNLLLVVVGLFSTTVVAAFGIGTRVFSVIFLPAIAVAQAVETMSGQNIGAGKPDRAEATADFAAKTMFLVLSAMGVVVFVFTEPIVAIFTTDPAVVDEGANFLRIVAPTFGLLGVLRAYSGSFRGAGKTFISAVIAISALGVVRLPVAWFGAQEFGPSGIWWSFVVSNAVGATIAFVWYKQGTWRDADLTRDEVDLDDDFEGESDVTEAATTDD
- a CDS encoding TetR/AcrR family transcriptional regulator; this encodes MSDEPRETVVRATCRALCAHGYANLTMQDIADETDLSKAALHYHYDTKRDLLTTFLDSLASWYEGRLEDLPGEDATARLRALFDECLTADEDDYPAFHTAMLEVKAQAPYEEAYRERLVAVDDVLRSRIETVVRAGIDEGSFRAVDPEATATFLADVVVGAHTRNVAVGHSLAETREHLDAYVDDHLRPADPTSRPEASR
- the cofD gene encoding 2-phospho-L-lactate transferase, translated to MLTFLAGGTGTPKLLDGLGAAVAPSDVTVVGNTGDDVELGGHLVCPDLDTVLFHGGDVLDRDRWWGIAGDTTATHDELHRLADAAGVEGGPRYLPDDAQTRGRPIARWRRFSGVAEFMEIGDRDRAVHLTRTGLLDEGRSLTAVTRTLAEAFGLDVDLVPMSDDPVATIVHTVEGAMHFQEYWVHRRADPAVEDVEFRGADDAEPTAAVLDALSDPVVVGPSNPVTSIGPILALPGVREALAETPVVVVSPFVGREVFSGPAAKLMAGVGRDPSTRGVVEAYPFADAFVLDREDETELDRPVVRTDSRIDDAADARRVLDAVWEALESADADAEVPR
- a CDS encoding tRNA-dihydrouridine synthase, with amino-acid sequence MTGEPPRLVLASLSGEADARWARDGSLWADLAMLGGIALDAESREAARQLVARDRSEFLPPDPLVFVDVQLAALADTPIRAGMNVRSATVEPVRAAARVCAAHDAVVEVNAHCRQAELCEVGCGETLLRDTDRLCAFVSAAAAEGAAVSVKVRTAVDGVDLAETARRVDAAGAVLFHVDAMDSEGVIRDVADAAPDLFLVANNGVRDRDTVTEYLAYGADAVSVGRPSTDPRVLQRVRRAVDDWFATREGQSAEPTDVDLPTAPDADAG
- a CDS encoding glycerophosphodiester phosphodiesterase, which produces MRLIAHRGCAARGPENTVCAIERALPHVDAVEVDVRRCGSGELVVVHDATLERLTGLDRPVSAVDYETLRSYAVLDSDQSIPRLTDVVDALPADVGLNVELKERGLAADVETAVADHPEVWVSSFDATALAETHLPRAFLFAGDGDGDGADDWTAGVATARDLDCVAVHPQYDLVVDTPERVADAHDAGLAVNVWTPPPAVVPRLRRAAVDGVIVDDWTVDG